One Desulfurispora thermophila DSM 16022 DNA segment encodes these proteins:
- the avd gene encoding diversity-generating retroelement protein Avd has translation MQELKIRQKCEDMIAYGYTALRQFPKSERYTLAADIKKSMYRLLSLIIAANKKYYKKTTFQEMDVELDYLRSLIRLAMQLGFLPFRKYENWAAMLNEIGKMLGGWMKSMR, from the coding sequence ATGCAAGAGTTAAAGATAAGGCAAAAGTGCGAAGACATGATTGCTTACGGCTATACCGCTCTTCGCCAGTTCCCCAAAAGCGAGCGTTATACTTTGGCGGCTGACATTAAAAAGTCGATGTATAGGCTCCTAAGCCTTATTATCGCTGCCAACAAGAAGTATTACAAAAAGACCACGTTCCAGGAAATGGACGTGGAGCTCGATTACCTACGCTCGCTTATACGGTTGGCCATGCAGCTCGGCTTTCTACCGTTCAGGAAATACGAAAACTGGGCTGCAATGCTTAACGAGATAGGCAAAATGCTCGGCGGATGGATGAAATCCATGCGCTAG
- a CDS encoding putative phage tail protein, giving the protein MPLFPWEHEKLLPLLEAADVQIEDLFAVLDDVVSQLFLLTSTWGVEFWEQELGLPSTPEAPLELRKARVLSRLRASGGITVQDLSNALKVLGFVNAKVEEMIKQSPRPLYDGTQYHDNGVREAAWWAHYKIKTDLEEWRSFTATDKAEIIAITEEVAPAHMVLAAIGLLLATEDKLNLSESIGLSHIRTKIQHLLLGDRRWHNGDARTGSYGPAIEGDAPPRLELASRITDRPFGEEGYAPLTHGGERYRHTGSLLRQPLYFYDGSETHVGAGLRQMGWAWYGDCVLLHNGAIAYGGPRTHDGTIKHGVAGDGMTFTVRKKRQPVLAA; this is encoded by the coding sequence ATGCCCCTATTTCCATGGGAGCATGAAAAGTTACTGCCCTTATTAGAAGCGGCAGATGTGCAGATTGAAGACCTTTTTGCGGTGTTGGACGATGTGGTATCTCAGCTTTTCTTGTTAACCTCGACATGGGGGGTAGAATTCTGGGAGCAGGAATTGGGGTTGCCTTCGACGCCGGAAGCTCCATTGGAACTTCGGAAAGCGCGAGTGCTCTCAAGGCTCAGGGCTTCCGGTGGTATTACTGTACAAGACTTAAGCAATGCCTTAAAAGTCCTGGGGTTTGTGAATGCGAAAGTAGAAGAGATGATAAAGCAAAGTCCAAGGCCACTATACGATGGTACCCAGTACCACGATAACGGCGTTCGAGAGGCAGCCTGGTGGGCGCACTACAAGATAAAGACCGATTTAGAAGAATGGCGCTCTTTTACTGCAACGGATAAAGCAGAAATTATTGCCATTACAGAAGAGGTTGCCCCCGCTCACATGGTCCTTGCTGCGATAGGGTTGTTATTGGCAACCGAAGATAAGTTGAATTTAAGTGAAAGCATAGGATTAAGTCATATTCGCACAAAAATTCAACACCTTCTTCTTGGTGACAGAAGATGGCACAACGGAGATGCTCGCACCGGCAGCTATGGTCCGGCTATCGAGGGCGATGCACCACCAAGACTTGAGCTTGCAAGCAGGATAACCGATCGGCCCTTTGGGGAAGAGGGATACGCACCATTAACGCACGGCGGGGAAAGGTATAGGCACACTGGCAGCTTGTTACGACAACCCCTATATTTTTATGATGGCAGCGAGACCCATGTCGGAGCAGGACTAAGGCAAATGGGTTGGGCGTGGTATGGCGATTGCGTTCTGCTCCACAACGGAGCAATAGCCTATGGCGGTCCCAGGACGCACGATGGCACTATTAAGCATGGTGTGGCCGGTGACGGCATGACTTTTACCGTCCGCAAGAAACGTCAGCCTGTACTTGCGGCTTAA
- a CDS encoding baseplate J/gp47 family protein — translation MPLNTKTFDQIVNEIFARLTAAGITDFNPGSVARTLVEAFAYGLDEVWYAISQVPDKFFIDKATGEWLDRRAWEWGLTRNPGTKAKGNVIVSRSTPAPFGQLIPKGTQFAYGDLVYQSTQDAELPQGATEAAVPVEAVAVGKAYNLPAGVELKQVGIAISLIETVRVGPEGVTGGVDPESDEELRQRIMATIKNPIRGGTKRDYETWAQAAGAKVAKCIPAARGPGTVDVLVITQSGLPDEQFLQQVQAYIEERRPLGADVRVIAPQVLQVNITATVMIASGYSQYEVINNINSALAAYIASIPIGGIIRPTAIGSTILGVQGVEDYTLAAPTSNIMLAPNQIAQLGQVQITVA, via the coding sequence GTGCCGCTTAATACCAAAACGTTTGACCAGATAGTGAACGAGATATTTGCCCGGCTAACAGCAGCAGGGATAACTGATTTTAATCCCGGGTCCGTGGCCAGGACGTTGGTAGAAGCATTTGCCTACGGACTTGATGAGGTCTGGTACGCCATCTCCCAGGTGCCTGACAAGTTCTTTATTGATAAGGCCACAGGTGAATGGCTGGACAGGCGGGCTTGGGAGTGGGGATTAACCCGCAATCCTGGTACAAAGGCGAAGGGAAACGTGATAGTGTCCCGCTCCACCCCAGCCCCATTCGGCCAACTTATCCCCAAAGGAACGCAGTTTGCCTATGGCGATTTAGTTTACCAGAGCACCCAGGACGCAGAACTGCCCCAGGGAGCAACCGAGGCAGCAGTACCAGTGGAAGCTGTGGCGGTTGGTAAAGCGTATAACCTGCCCGCCGGTGTTGAGTTGAAACAGGTTGGGATTGCAATAAGCCTAATTGAAACCGTACGGGTGGGCCCTGAAGGAGTGACCGGAGGGGTTGACCCGGAAAGCGACGAGGAGCTGAGACAAAGAATTATGGCTACTATCAAGAATCCGATACGTGGTGGCACGAAACGTGATTATGAAACGTGGGCTCAGGCCGCCGGAGCAAAGGTAGCGAAATGCATACCAGCTGCACGTGGCCCCGGAACGGTTGATGTATTGGTAATTACCCAAAGCGGCTTACCGGATGAGCAATTCCTGCAACAGGTACAAGCGTATATCGAAGAGCGCCGGCCTCTGGGAGCCGATGTGCGGGTAATCGCCCCACAGGTGCTGCAAGTGAATATTACGGCAACAGTGATGATAGCTTCTGGCTACTCTCAGTACGAGGTAATCAATAACATCAATAGTGCTCTGGCAGCTTATATCGCTTCAATTCCCATTGGTGGAATAATCAGGCCAACGGCAATAGGCAGCACCATTCTTGGTGTGCAGGGTGTGGAAGATTACACGTTGGCTGCCCCAACATCTAATATTATGCTTGCGCCCAACCAGATCGCCCAGCTAGGGCAAGTACAGATAACAGTTGCTTAA